The genomic interval ATACTGTAATAAGAAGAATCGCCGCAACATCTGCATAGAACATTCTGCTGCTCTGATGTGCCAGATGGGGAAATGCCCCGGGAACTATTGCCATAAGGAGAACGACAAAGAATGACAATTCAACCACGAACATAACAGGATTTCCTATAAGCCGGGCAGGGTTCATCCTCAGGATCGAATCCTTTATAATAAATGCCCAGCTGATATGTCCTTCAGGGTTTCCTGATTCCTTTTTACCTTCAAAGTTTTTATTTTTATTAAAGAGCATTTCCTATCCCCTCCAGATGCATAAGAATTGGGCCAATGGCAAGAAATGGAAAGAACGTAAGCACTGCCAGTATAAAAATGCTTACGATCAGTATCGCAGGGAAAACCAGGCCATCGGTTCTAAGCGCAGCCTCAGAGCTTCTCTTTTTTTCATGCATTCTACCGGCAATGGCAAGCATTATAAGTATAGGAATAAATCTTCCAGCCCACATCACTATTCCTGTGGAAACGTTGAAAAATGTTGTGTTCGCCTGTGTACCCAGATAATCTGATCCATTGTTGGCTGCAGATGAAGTAAACTCATAGAGGATCTGTGTGAAACCCACAGGTCCACTTCCCAACCCAATTCCATGTACCGCTCCTGTAGCATATGCCAGGGCAGTTGGAACGAGTATTATTATAGGGTGGGCCAGGAAAGCTATGACGGCAAGTTTAACATCGCCAGCAGTTATCTTGCCACCCAGATACTCTGGGGTTCTGCCTGCCATTAATCCTACAATGAACACAGTTATGATAATATACATAAGCATGTACATAGCTCCGACCCCAATTCCACCTGGCGTTGCCTGAATAATCATTCCCATGAATGCTGCAAGAATTACAAGAGGATGCATTGCAGCCAGTGAAGTGTTTACGGAGCCCGTGGTGAATGCCGTTGTTGTTACTGTCCATAGAACTGGAGAAAATCCGCCAAATCTGGTTTCCATACCTGCTCCCAGCGTTGTAACAGGTATCAGGGCTATTGCCAAATCAATAGCATAAAGTGTGTATGATGCCAGGAGAATGGTTCTCCCCTCATTTCTATTCCGCAACATCCCTCCAAAAAGGAAAGGCATTGAAGTCGGAATTAACATCATCATTCCCAATTCCACATAATTGGAAAGCGGGCCTGGATTCTGCAAAGGATATGCAGAATTGGCACCGAAATATCCACCACCATTGGTACCCAACTGCATGATGGAAACCAGAGAACCAACAGGCCCTACCTTAATTATCTGTGAAATTCCTGAAAGACTTGTTGTCAGATCGTATCCGGATAGAGATTGCGGAACTCCCAGGGCTATAACTATAATTGCTCCTATTATCGATAGTGGAAGGAGAACGCGAGTTATACTTCTTATAAGGTCGACATAAAAGTTTCCGAGCTTTGACTTTTCATCTTTCTTACCTACAAATCCCCTGAAAATCGCAACAGCCACAGCGAGTCCAGTTGCTGCTGAAGTAAATTGGAGGGACTGGATTCCTGCCATCTGCCCGAGATATGAAAGTGATGATCCCCCGGCATAATGTTGAAGGTTAGTATTGGAAGAAATAGAAAGGGCAGTATTTAATGCCAGTGGCCATTTCAATCCAGCAAATTTCATGGGATTCAATGGCAGTACTCCCTGGAATGATAGCACAAGAAATGAAATAATCGCTGTGAATATGCTGAATATAAACAGGGAGAGAAAATATTCCTTCCATCCCATTTCCTGATTTTTGTCTATGCCTAGAATTTTGTAAATAACATTGTCAACTGGATCCATTATTTTATCAAAAATTGTTTTGCCGCTGTCATACACACCCTGCAGGTATTTAGCAAGAATCCATGCAAGAAGGACAACTATTGCCCAGACAAGTGCAATAATAAGAAAATAGTAAGGTCCAATCATGATGGTTTCCCCTCCAGCCTTTCAAAGTACACTAATGCAGTATCTTTACAATATCGATCCTCTGTCAAAGCCTTCTCAATTTCACGGTTAAATGAAATTTTCCTCAATATGCCTTTTAAATTATATCCAGTTTTTGTTTTACTATCTTTGTTATACATAATATCCTCACATTTACATTTTCCTGAAAAAAAACTCACTTCAGGGTGGGTTAATTACTGTTTCCTATCTGACCTAGGTCCTTTATCTGAGGTCAGCACTATAGAACTAACTACGCTCTTGATTCCAGGTATCTTCATAATTTTATTTTTCAGAAAATCCCTGAAGTCTTCTATATTTCTAGAACTAATAACTGTTGCTATATCGAATTCGCCTGTAACTTCGTAGACTTCCTCTACCCGATCAAGTCGGCAGAGTTCATTAACAACGTCTTCTATTTTTGTAGTATCTACAAAAACATCGACTATAGCCGTAACAGGTTTTTCACTCGGTGGCTCGCTTTCTGTACTCATATTTCTCTGCTGATAATATATATGAAATATTTAAATGTTTGGACATATGCTGGAATATCCCAGAATAACCCTAGGGAACACGAGATTTCTACGAAATAGTATAATAACACCTATCGTCGATATTACAATTTTCATTTTATCACAATATGATTTTAAAAGAGGGGCGTGAAGTAGCTAACTTCATCTTTATACTAGAACTTGTAAAAATATTAACTTTTAAATGATCATTAAATAAGATTAAAATCATGAATTGCCGATATATGAAATATCTATCAATTGGTTCATGATAAAGAATTGAATAATAAATATTATTAAAATATTAAGAATAAAATATATCTGTTCCCGGCCTATGGCCCCAGTATAATGCATAAATGAACCTGTCTTTAGCATAAATTATTTTTATGCGCAACCGTGGGTAGAATGGATCTGGGCTATCCTTCCTTTCTATATACACATTGAATTTTTCCAAAGACTCTCTGTCAATTTTTAAGTGAATTGCCAGAGTGCTCCACATTTATATATAATCATAATTGGAGTTTAAACCTTTATATAAACTTTATATAAATAATAGTAATTCTTATATATGGATAACACCAGAGAACCACACGTATCGGGGGGATTCTATCCGGATGACTATGAAGCACTTATGGATAGTATTAAGGGTTCCATGGATATAACAATGCCTGATATTCGGTATAAAAAACTCATAGGGGCCATAGTTCCACATGGCCAGTATATGTATTCCAGCCATACAGCTGCATATGCATACAAAATAATACAGGAGAGCAAAAAAAGGACATTCCTTATAATCGGGCCTAACCATTCAAAATTTCCTGCATATCCTGCCATATATCTGGATGGTTACTGGAGTACTCCTCTAGGCTATGCAAAGGTTAATTCCGAATTATCTGAGAGGCTGCTTTTGAAATCTGATATTATCCATGACGATAAGGAAGCACACATAACAGAGCATTCAATAGAAGTCCAGCTTCCATTTTTACAATACCTTTTTAAAAGTAATTTTACCTTTACACCATTAATACTTGGGAATCAGGGAGCAGCTATTGCCAGAAACATAGCAGAGACCATTGAAAGCCTGGAGGAAAAACCGTTTGTGCTTATAAGCTCAAATTTTAACCATTACCTCCCATATGATAAAAACAATGAGCTGGATCAGATTTTAATAAATGACATACAGGAAATGCGTACACTAAAATTTTACCAGGATATTGAAAAATATGGCATTACTGCATGTGGTTATGGGGCTATTGCCATACTTATGTTAATTACCAAAAATATGAAAGGGAAAATAGCCCTATTAAACCATAGCAATTCCGGCGATTACAGCAAGGATAGAAAAAGGGTAGTTGGTTATTCTGCCATGATAGCATATAAATGACAGGGATAATATTTGC from Ferroplasma acidiphilum carries:
- a CDS encoding Lrp/AsnC family transcriptional regulator codes for the protein MSTESEPPSEKPVTAIVDVFVDTTKIEDVVNELCRLDRVEEVYEVTGEFDIATVISSRNIEDFRDFLKNKIMKIPGIKSVVSSIVLTSDKGPRSDRKQ
- the amrB gene encoding AmmeMemoRadiSam system protein B, encoding MDNTREPHVSGGFYPDDYEALMDSIKGSMDITMPDIRYKKLIGAIVPHGQYMYSSHTAAYAYKIIQESKKRTFLIIGPNHSKFPAYPAIYLDGYWSTPLGYAKVNSELSERLLLKSDIIHDDKEAHITEHSIEVQLPFLQYLFKSNFTFTPLILGNQGAAIARNIAETIESLEEKPFVLISSNFNHYLPYDKNNELDQILINDIQEMRTLKFYQDIEKYGITACGYGAIAILMLITKNMKGKIALLNHSNSGDYSKDRKRVVGYSAMIAYK
- the kdpA gene encoding potassium-transporting ATPase subunit KdpA; this translates as MIGPYYFLIIALVWAIVVLLAWILAKYLQGVYDSGKTIFDKIMDPVDNVIYKILGIDKNQEMGWKEYFLSLFIFSIFTAIISFLVLSFQGVLPLNPMKFAGLKWPLALNTALSISSNTNLQHYAGGSSLSYLGQMAGIQSLQFTSAATGLAVAVAIFRGFVGKKDEKSKLGNFYVDLIRSITRVLLPLSIIGAIIVIALGVPQSLSGYDLTTSLSGISQIIKVGPVGSLVSIMQLGTNGGGYFGANSAYPLQNPGPLSNYVELGMMMLIPTSMPFLFGGMLRNRNEGRTILLASYTLYAIDLAIALIPVTTLGAGMETRFGGFSPVLWTVTTTAFTTGSVNTSLAAMHPLVILAAFMGMIIQATPGGIGVGAMYMLMYIIITVFIVGLMAGRTPEYLGGKITAGDVKLAVIAFLAHPIIILVPTALAYATGAVHGIGLGSGPVGFTQILYEFTSSAANNGSDYLGTQANTTFFNVSTGIVMWAGRFIPILIMLAIAGRMHEKKRSSEAALRTDGLVFPAILIVSIFILAVLTFFPFLAIGPILMHLEGIGNAL